The following coding sequences lie in one Vicia villosa cultivar HV-30 ecotype Madison, WI unplaced genomic scaffold, Vvil1.0 ctg.000628F_1_1_3, whole genome shotgun sequence genomic window:
- the LOC131629991 gene encoding kinesin-like protein KIN-7D, mitochondrial, whose amino-acid sequence MASSSRAKSNSPFSHRKPSSASSSYNSFSAGKLMPRSCSSSASSFFNSGGGELSGRSMTTRGQNESIRYDAQGFSSAMEEVIAESHDSSSPGDSISVTIRFRPLSEREYQRGDEIAWYADGDKIVRNEYNPVTAYAFDRVFGPHTNTDEVYEVAGRPVVKAAMEGVNGTVFAYGVTSSGKTHTMHGDQNSPGIIPLAIKDVFSSIQDTPGREFLLRVSYLEIYNEVINDLLDPTGQNLRVREDAQGTYVEGIKEEVVLSPGHALSFIAAGEEHRHVGSNNFNLFSSRSHTIFTLMIESSAHGEEYDGVIFSQLNLIDLAGSESSKTETTGLRRKEGSYINKSLLTLGTVIGKLSEGKSSHVPYRDSKLTRLLQSSLSGHGHVSLICTVTPASSNMEETHNTLKFASRAKRVEIYASRNKIIDEKSLIKKYQKEISVLKHELDQLKKGMQLGVNHEEILTLKQKLEEGQVKMQSRLEEEEEAKVALASRIQKLTKLILVSSKNGIPGYQQSHSIGEDDDGSLLFEGESQNDVSTVASDLSHDVRHRRTSSRRNEELSPSSSIITESTQAGELISRTKLPAGGVTMSDQMDLLVEQVKMLAGDIAFSTSTLKRLTEQSVNDPESSRTQVENLEQEIQEKRKQMRGLEQRIIESGETSEANPSLVEMQQTVTRLMTQCNEKAFELEIKSADNRVLQEQLNSKCSENRELQEKVKLLEKQLATDTNGTSIVLADESVSGEHIDELKRKIQSQEIENENLKLEQVQLSEENSGLHVQNQKLSEEASYAKELASAAAVELKNLAGEVTKLSLQNVKLEKELMAARDLANARSAVAQTANGVHRKYHDPRSGRKTRLSSRANENLGPGRDELESWSLEVDDLKMELLAKKQREAVLEAALAEKEIMEEEYRNRVEEAKKRESSLENDLANMWVLVAKLKKEVGVVTESNMDENSGDGEAHTNDPKTIDIESNIISKEQILDVSKPDNETPKEEPLVVRLKARMQDMKEKELKHLGNGDANSHVCKVCFESSTAAILLPCRHFCLCKSCSLACSECPICRTNIADRLFAFTS is encoded by the exons ATGGCCTCGTCCTCACGAGCGAAGAGCAACTCGCCATTTTCTCACCGGAAACCTTCTTCCGCTTCTTCCTCTTACAATTCCTTCTCCGCTGGAAAGTTAATGCCACGCTCCTgctcttcttctgcttcttcgttTTTCAACTCCGGTGGCGGTGAACTCAGTGGCCGATCCATGACGACTCGTGGTCAAAATGAGTCAATTCGTTATGATGCTCAAGGTTTTTCTTCTGCAATGGAGGAGGTAATCGCGGAGTCTCATGATTCTTCCTCGCCTGGAGATAGCATTTCTGTGACGATTCGGTTTAGACCGTTGAG TGAAAGAGAGTATCAGAGAGGAGATGAGATCGCATGGTATGCTGATGGTGATAAGATTGTGAGGAATGAGTATAATCCAGTTACTGCTTATGCATTCg ATAGAGTGTTTGGACCGCATACAAATACTGATGAAGTGTATGAAGTAGCTGGCAGGCCTGTTGTGAAAGCAGCCATGGAAGGGGTTAATG GAACAGTGTTCGCCTACGGTGTGACAAGTAGTGGAAAGACACATACGATGCAT GGAGATCAAAACTCTCCTGGTATCATACCACTGGCTATAAAAGATGTTTTCAGCAGTATCCAAGAT ACTCCAGGAAGAGAGTTCTTACTTCGAGTGTCATATCTAGAAATATACAATGAG GTGATAAATGACTTGCTTGACCCAACCGGCCAAAATTTGCGTGTTAGAGAAGATGCACAG GGTACTTATGTGGAGGGTATAAAGGAAGAAGTTGTTTTGTCTCCTGGACATGCACTTTCCTTTATTGCTGCTGGAGAAG AGCACCGTCATGTCGGATCAAACAATTTTAACCTCTTCAGCAGCCGAAGTCACACAATTTTTACACTT ATGATTGAAAGCAGTGCACATGGTGAAGAATATGATGGAGTGATATTCTCTCAGCTT AACTTGATTGATCTGGCTGGATCTGAGAGCTCAAAAACTGAAACTACTGGATTAAGAAGAAAAGAAGGATCATATATAAACAAAAGTCTTCTGACACTTGGAACT GTCATTGGAAAATTGAGCGAGGGGAAATCATCGCATGTTCCGTATCGAGATTCAAAGCTTACCCGCCTCCTGCAATCTTCACTTAGTGGTCATGGTCATGTTTCC CTTATCTGCACTGTGACTCCAGCATCCAGTAATATGGAAGAAACTCACAATACCTTGAAGTTTGCAAGCAGGGCAAAGCGAGTAGAAATATATGCTTCCCGTAATAAG ATTATTGATGAAAAATCTCTTATTAAGAAATACCAGAAAGAAATTTCTGTTCTAAAACACGAGCTTGATCAGTTGAAGAAGGGGATGCAACTCGGTGTCAACCATGAAGAGATTTTGACCTTAAAGCAAAAG TTAGAAGAAGGGCAAGTGAAAATGCAATCAAGActggaagaagaggaagaagcgaAGGTTGCTCTTGCGAGTAGGATACAAAAGCTAACCAAGCTCATTCTGGTTTCATCAAAGAATGGAATTCCTGGATATCAGCAAAGTCACTCTATTGGCGAGGATGAT GATGGATCTCTTTTGTTTGAAGGTGAGAGCCAAAATGACGTTTCTACAGTGGCATCTGATCTGTCTCATGATGTTAGACACAGAAGAACGTCAAGTAGACGGAATGAAGAGCTCTCCCCATCTAGCAGCATTATAACTGAATCAACACAAGCTGGTGAACTGATCAGCCGAACAAAGCTACCAGCA GGAGGGGTGACAATGTCTGATCAGATGGATCTCCTTGTTGAGCAAGTCAAAATGCTTGCTGGAGACATTGCGTTCAGTACCAGCACTCTAAAGCGCTTGACAGAACAGTCTGTAAATGATCCTGAAAGCTCTAGAACTCAG GTTGAGAACTTGGAACAAGAAATCCAAGAAAAAAGGAAGCAAATGAGGGGTTTAGAACAAAGAATAATCGAGAGTGGTGAAACTTCAGAAGCTAATCCATCCCTGGTTGAAATGCAGCAG ACAGTCACAAGATTGATGACTCAGTGTAATGAAAAAGCATTTGAGCTGGAG ATAAAATCTGCGGACAACCGTGTCCTTCAAGAACAATTAAATAGTAAG TGCTCAGAAAACAGAGAATTGCAAGAAAAGGTGAAGTTGCTAGAGAAGCAACTAGCAACAGATACTAATGGTACCTCGATAGTGCTTGCTGATGAATCTGTGTCTGGAGAGCATATTGAtgagttgaaaaggaaaatacaGTCCCAG GAGattgaaaatgaaaatttgaagCTAGAACAAGTACAATTGTCAGAAGAGAATAGTGGATTGCATGTGCAGAATCAGAAACTCTCTGAAGAAGCTTCCTATGCCAAAGAACTGGCCTCAGCTGCTGCTGTAGAATTGAAAAATTTGGCTGGGGAGGTGACAAAACTTTCATTGCAGAATGTAAAGTTAGAAAAAGAATTGATGGCTGCTCGAGACCTGGCTAACGCTCGAAGTGCTGTTGCACAGACAGCAAATGGTGTTCACCGCAAGTACCATGATCCAAGATCTGGCAGGAAGACTAGACTTTCGAGTCGTGCAAATGAAAATTTGGGACCTGGTAGAGATGAGTTGGAGTCATGGAGTCTCGAAGTTGATGATCTGAAAATGGAACTTCTGGCTAAGAAACAACGAGAGGCAGTTCTTGAGGCTGCATTGGCCGAAAAGGAAATTATGGAAGAGGAGTACAGGAACAGGGTtgaagaggcaaagaaaagagaATCCTCGTTGGAGAATGATTTAGCAAATATGTGGGTCCTCGTTGCAAAGTTAAAGAAAGAAGTGGGTGTTGTCACAGAATCAAACATGGACGAAAATTCTGGTGATGGGGAAGCACACACAAATGATCCAAAAACTATTGACATTGAAAGCAATATTATCTCTAAGGAGCAGATTTTGGATGTATCAAAACCGGACAACGAAACTCCCAAGGAAGAACCTTTGGTTGTTCGTCTCAAG GCACGAATGCAAGACATGAAGGAAAAAGAACTCAAGCATCTTGGTAATGGAGATGCCAATTCCCATGTTTGTAAAGTGTGCTTTGAATCTTCAACTGCAGCAATTCTTCTTCCATGCCGTCATTTTTGTT TGTGTAAATCTTGTTCACTTGCATGCTCTGAATGTCCAATATGCCGAACAAATATAGCAGATAGGCTTTTTGCTTTTACTTCCTGA